In Microbacterium terrisoli, the genomic stretch TCAACGGGGCCCACATCGACGCGCGCTGCGACGTGCGCATCAACGCCGTGGTGCATCTGCGCACGCACCTGCCCGAAGACAGCGTCGTGCCGATCGGGTGGGTCGCCGTGGGCGAACCCGTGCAGGTACTGCCGCCCAGCGAGCATGAGCGCATCTGGGATCTGCAGCAGGAGCTGGACTTTCCCGGCTACGTGTTCGGGCTGGACCGAGAGACGCCCGACCTCATGGTGCAGCTGACCGAGCGATACGGCCGCTCTCTCGCGCGGCACTCCGATGATCGCCCCGTCGAGGGCGCGTGAGCCTCACCCGGTGTTCTGCAGGCCCGCAGCCACCCCGCTGACTGCCAGCAGCAGCAGGCGCTCCTGATCGGGATCGGGTTCGGGCGCGTCGGGACCCTGTGCGCGCAGTGCGCGCAGGGCACGCAGCTGCAGCAGCGACAGCGCGTCGACGTACGGGCTGCGCAGGTTCACGGCGCGCTGCAGGATCGGCTTGTCGGCCAGCAGGTCGCCCACCCCCTTGATGCGGGTGACCCAGTCGCGGGTCAGCGCCAGCTCGTCGCGCACGAGGGCTGCCAGGTCGTCGCGGTCGCCGAGGGACAGATAGCGTTCTGCGATGCGGTCGTCGGTCTTGGCCAGACCCATCGCGACATTGTCGATCATCGTGTGCAGCAGCGGCCAGTGGGCGTACGCGTCCTGCAGCCTGGCCAGGTCGCCCACCGCCTGCAGCGCCGTGCCCAGGCCGAACCAGCCGGCGAGGTTGATGCGCGCCTGCGCCCACGAGAACACCCACGGGATCGCCCGCAGGTCTTCCAGCGACTCGACCGACAGTCCCCGTCGCGCCGGGCGCGAACCGAGGGCCAGACGGCCGATCTCCTCCATCGGCGTCACCGTGGCGAACCAGGGGGCGAAGCCGGGGGCGTGCACGAGCTCGAAGAACCGTGCGCGGGATGAGGCATCCATCGCTTCGGCGATGTCGGCGAATCGCTCGGCCGCGCGGCTGTTGCGCTGCTGCACCGAAGGCGCCCACGCCAGCAGCGTCGCGGCGGCCACCTGGTCGATGTGGCGCATCGCGATGGCCGGTTCGCCGTAGCGGGCGAAGATCACCTCGCCCTGCTCGGTGAGCTTGAACCGGCCGTCGACGGAGTGCGGCGGCTGGGCCAGGATCGCGCTGTTGGCGGGGCCGCCGCCGCGGCCGAGCGCCCCGCCGCGCCCGTGGAACAGAGTGAGCGTGATGCCGGCGGACTGCGCCCAGGCGCCGATGCGCTCCTGCGCTTCGTACAGCGCGAGGGTGGCGGCGACCGGACCGACGTCCTTCGACGAATCGGAGTAGCCGAGCATGACCTCCAGCCGATTGCCCGTCTCGCGCAGGCGCGCGGCGAACGCCGGCAGGGTGATGGTCTCGGCCAGTGCTTCGGGAGCCGCCTGCAGGTCGGCGAACGTCTCGAACAGCGGGATGACGTCCAGCACCGGGGCGGGTGCGCCGTCGGCGGCCGCGTACTCGGCCAGCCGGTGCACGGCGGCGAGGTCTGCGGCCGAGCGGGTGAACGAGACGATGTACCGCCCGGCGGCCCGCATGCCGTACCGGCTCTGGATGTGCGCGATCGCACGGAAGACCTCGAGCACCTCCTCGGTCTGCGCGCTGCGCTCGCCGCCGGCGTCGAGCTCAGCCAGCGCCTTGGCGTGCACGGCGGAGTGCTGGCGCACCTCGAGTTCGGCCAGGTGGAAGCCGTAGGACTCCACCTGCCAGATCAACTGCTGCAGGTGGCCGTATGCCGCGCGCACGGCACCGGCCGCGGCCAGCGACTCCTGCACCGCGCGCAGGTCGGCGAGAAGTTCATCGGCGTCGCCGTAGGCGAGATCGGCGTTGCGCGTGCGGGTGGCGGCGAGCTTGCGGGCGATCAGCAGCACGAGCCGCCGGTGCGGTTCATCGGGGGAGTGCTGTGCGATCTCGTCGGCGCCTGATTGGTCGGCGTCGCGGTAGCGGCGCCACAGCGCGCGGACGGCGTCGGAGGCGGGCGTGTCGTCGGCATCGAGGGTGAGGGTGCGTCCGATGCGCGCGGTGGCCGCCTCCAGCGCGCGCAGGGCGTGCTCGGATGCGATGGCTGCGGCCTGACGGGTGACCGATGCCGTGACGAACGGGTTGCCGTCGCGGTCGCCACCCACCCATGTCCCCAGGCGCACGAACGGCGGGACGACCGGTGCGGCACGCCCCGCGTCCGCGCCCTGCAGGGCGTCGTCGGCGCGGCGGTACACGTGCGGCACCGCGGTGAACAGCGTCTCGTCGAACACTGCGGTCACGGCGCTGACCTCGTCGACGGGTGCCGGTTTGTGCGGGCGCAGGGGAGCCGTGCGCCACAGTGTGTCGACTTCTTCGAGCAGGCGCCGACGGGCACGGCGCCGTTCGGCGCCTTCGGGGATCGCCGCGTCGTGGGCGTCCAGCAGGGCGGCCAGACGTCGGATGCTGGAGGCCACGGCCTTGCGGCGCGCCTCGGTGGGGTGCGCGGTGAACACCGGATGGAAGCGCAGATCCTTCAGCCGTGCCCGCGCCTGCTCGTCGCCGACCTCGGCGGCCAGCCGGAGGTAGGCGGCGGCGAGCGAGTCACCGGCATCCTCACGATCCGGGCGGCCGTCGCGCTCGCGCAGCGCACGCACCCTCTGGTGCTCTTCGGCCAGGTTGGCCAGGTGGAAGTAGCACGTGAACGCCCGTGCCACCTCGTCGGCGCGGGTGACCGAGAACCCGTCGGCGATCTGCTCGGCTTGTGCGAATGCGTCCGGTGTGCCCTCGACGCGGGCACGGATCGTCGCACCCCGCAGCCGCTCGACATCGTCGAACAGCCCGTCGGATCCGCTCTCGCGCAGCACCTGGCCCAGCAGCTCGCCCAGCAGCCGGACATCGGCGTGCATGCGCTCGGGGATCGCATCGCCCGACGCATGCCGTCCGACCAGGGTGAGGGCTTCGGTGGGGGTGGGTTCGCGCATGCTTCCACGGTAGCCGCGTGCTGCCGGCGTCTTTCGCTGTGTGACTTCGGCCCGACTCAGTACGATGGGATGCGGTGTGCCGGGAAGTCTGGTCGGCGATGCCTGCCCGCATCCGTGCGGCTGCAGGGCACTCAGCCCACGCTCCGGAGGTTCCATGACCCGTTCGCCTGCCGACACACCGCCCGCCGATGCCGAACCGAGCGTGTCCGGTCGTCTGCTGCGTTCGGCACGATTCCCTGCGATCCTGCTGCTGATCTCGGCGGCAGCGGGACTCCTCCTGGCGAACACGCCCGCCGCGGAGGCGGCCTTCGCGGTGCAGCACTTCACGTTCGGGATCGTCGGCACCGCGTTCGACCTCGACGTGGGGCACTGGATCGCCGACGGCCTGCTCGTGGTCTTCTTCTTCACTGTCGCCGTCGAACTGCAATACGAGCTGACCTCGGGAGAGCTGCGTTCGGCGCGACGCGCCGTGCTGCCGGCGATCGCCGCCGCCGGTGGAGTGGCCGTGCCGATCGCGCTGTATCTGGTGATCGCCGCACCCGGCGGTGTCGCGGTCGGCTGGCCGGTTCCCACCGCGACCGACATCGCGTTCGCGCTCGGTGTGCTGGCGGTGTTCGGACGCGGCCTACCCTCGGCTCTGCGGGTGTTCCTGCTGGCGCTCGCGATCCTCGACGACATCATCGGCATCGTGTTCATCGCGGTGCTCTTCGCGACGGATGTGAATGTCTGGATGCTGCTGCTCGCGCTTGTTCTCACGGTGGGCATCGGCATCCTGAGTCGTCAGCTGGGCGGCCGCGGGACGCGCGCGATCGGTGTGTCGATCGTCGTGCTGGCCGTGTGCGTCTGGGCTGCCGTGCTGGCGTCGGGGGTGCATGCCACCATCGCGGGTGTGCTGGTCGGTCTGGCCGTCGCGCAATATCCGGGCATGTGGACGCGGCACCTGCTCGAGCCATGGGTGAACGGCCTGGTGCTGCCCCTGTTCGCACTGTCGGCCGCGCTCGTGACGATCCCGGCCGTGGGCGCGGGCGGGCTCTCGCCGGCGTTCTGGGGGATCTTCGTCGCCCTGCCGGTCGGCAAGCTGGTCGGTATCTGCGGCACGGCCTGGATCGCACAGCGCGCGCTGCGCGTGCCGGCTGCGGCCCGGCTGGCGTTCCCCGACCTCATCGCCGCCGGTGCCTTGGGCGGCATCGGGTTCACGGTCTCGCTGCTGTTGGCCGATCTCGCGTTCGCCTCGGTGCCCGAGCTGCGCGACGAGGCCGTGCTCGGCGTGCTCGCCGGCTCGACTGCGTCGCTCGTGCTCTCCGGGTTCGTCGTATCGTGGCGTGCACGAGTCCACCTCAGGAGGCCTGTATGACCGGTGACCACCAGCGGATCGATTCCTGGGCGGACCTCCGCGGCGTCCGGCTGCGCTACACGATCGAGGGCTCCGGCCCCCTCGCCGTCTGGGGGCATGGGCTGAGCAGCGACCGCTGGGCGATGGAGAACGACGGAGTGCTGGATTTCGCCCCCGTGGTCGACTCGGGGCGCACCCTCGTGCGCCTGGACTGGCGCGGTCACGGGGACTCCGGCGGCGGCGGCGACCCGGAGCAGTACTCGTGGGCGAGCCTCGGCGCAGACCTGCTCGCCCTGATCGATCAGCTGAGCCCGAATGCCCCCGTGGATGCCATCGGATGTTCGATGGGCACCGGTGCGATCCTGCACGCGGCCGTCACTGCGCCCGACCGGTTCCGCACGATCGTGCTCACTGCGCCGCCGACCGCGTGGGACACGCGCGCCGCACAGGTTGAGACGTATCTCGCGCTCGCGGAGGCCGCCGAGCAGGGGGGTCGTGCGGCCATCGAGCGTCTCTTCGCGATGCAGCCCGTTGCGGGTCCGCTCGGCGAGCTCGACCTGCCGCCGCGGGTCAGCATCGATGAGGCGCGTCTGCCCATGGTGCTGCGCGGGGCGGCGCTGAGCGATCTGCCCGATCCTGATCGCCTGGTGCGGCTGAGGATGCCGACGCAGATCCTCAGCTGGGCAGACGATCCGGGACATCCGGTCTCGACGGGGCAGCGGCTGCACGAGCTGATCGCCGGTTCCCGGTTCGCGGTGGCTGCGGCGCTCGCCGATGTGCGCGGCTGGGGTGGCACGATCGCAGAGTTCCTGTCGGAGACGGCATGAACGACGACGCTGCGACCCACCGCGCCGCCGACGACCCCCTGCGCGCCGCGGCCGACGTCATGCGGGCAGTGCGCGACCGGTGCGTGTGGACGCAGCAGATCACGCATCGGGACCTCGTGCCGTATCTGGTCGAAGAGAGCGCCGAGCTGATCGACGCGGTCGAAGACGGCACCCGTGCCGACATGCGCGAAGAACTCGGCGATCTGCTGTGGCAGGTGCTCTTCCACGCCGAGATCGCCTCACGCGACGCCGATGACCCGTTCGACATCGACGACGTCGCCCGTGTCCTGACCGAGAAGATGATCCGCCGGCACCCGCACGTGTTCGGCGATGCGACCGCCACCACGCCCGAAGAGGTGCTCGTGCTCTGGAACGCCGCCAAAGCCGCCGAGAAGAGCCAGCGCCGCTCGGTGCTGGACGGGGTGAGCGAACGGATGCCGTCGCTCGCACTGGCCCAGAAGCTCCTCGGGCGCAGCGCGCCGCTCCTTCCCGAGGCGCCTCGCACGGCCGGCGAGTCGGAGCGACCTGCCGCGCCCACCACGGAGGCGGGCCTCGGCGACGCGCTGCTGGATCTGGTCCGGATCGCACGTGAGAACGGCTGGGACGCTGAACGGGCGTTGCGCGAGCGACTCCGCGTGCTGGAGGCCGACGTGCGGGCGGCCGAGGCCGGGTGAGGCCGCCCCGACGGACCTGGGGCGACGGACCCGGGACGACGGACCTGAGAAGATGGTTCCGTGGCATCCGTCAATCCGCCGCGCGGCATGCGCGATTTCCTCCCTGCCGACAAGGCCCGCCGCGAGCGTGTGCTCGCCGTCATCCGCGACCGCTACCGCGCGCACGGGTTCGACGAGATCGAGACCCCCGTCATGGAGGAATACGCGCGCCTGCACGCCGGCGTGGGCGGTGACAACGAGAAGCTCGCCTACAACGTGCTGCGTCGCGGGCTGTCGGGCGAGGCGATCGAGCGCATCGGCCGCGACACCGAGTCAGCGGCCGACAACGTCGCCCAGCTCACCGATCTCGGCCTGCGCTACGACCTGACCGTGCCGCTGTCGCGGTTCTACGCGAGTCACCGCGGTGAACTGCCGGGCGTGTTCCGGTCGATTCAGATCGCACCGGTGTGGCGCGCGGAGCGTCCGCAGAAGGGCCGCTACCGCCAGTTCATGCAGTGCGACATCGACATCATCGGCGATGCCTCGGCGCGTGCGGAGGCCGAGCTGGCGGTGGCCACCCTCGACACGATCGATGCGCTGGGTCTGCACGGCGGCACGATCCGCATCAACGACCGCCGCGCGCTGGACTGGATGCTCGGCACCTTCGGCTTCGCCGACCACGAGCGACCCGGCGTGCTGATCACGATCGACAAGCTCGACAAGATCGGCGTCGAGGGGGTGGCCGCCGAGCTGCGCGAGCGCGGGGCGACACCTGCGGCGGTGGACGCGTTCGAGGCGTTCCTGCGGCGCCCGCAGACGCGGGAGCACGTGCCGTACGGCGGGCGCCAGATTCGCGCGGCGCTGCCCGAGGGTGCGCCCGACGACGTCGTCGCGCACCTCGCCGCGATCGGTGAGGCCGTCGGGGCTGCGCGCGCAGCGGCCGACGTGCCGCTTGTGTTCGACCCGTTCCTCGTGCGCGGCATGGGCTATTACACGGGCACGATCTTCGAGCTCGCGCACCCGAGCGTGTCGTACTCGCTGGGCGGGGGCGGCCGCTACGACGGCATGATCGGCAGATTCCTCGGACAGGATGTGCCCGCAGTCGGCTTCTCGATCGGTTTCGAGCGCATCGTGGATCTGGTGACCGAGGATGAGGATGCCGCGGCCCCGGCCGTCGTACTGGTGCACGAGCGTGACGTGCCGCTGCCGGAACTGGCAGCGCACAAGGCGCGTCTGGTCGCCGGCGGCGCGCGCGTGCGGCTGGAGACTCGGACCAAGAACCTGAAGGCGCTGCTGGATCGCGCCACCGCCGACGGCTACACGAGCTTCGCCACTCTCGCCGCCGGCCAGGAAGACCTCGAGCTCAAGTCGCTCGGCTGAGCGTCGCGATCACAGGCCGAGCGGCCGGGCCGACCGACTCACGCCTGCTGCTGCGCCGCCCATTCGGCCACCCGCGCGGCGCTTTCCTCCTCGGAGAGGTCTTCCACCCGGGTCATCAGCGACCAGCGCACCCCGAACGGGTCGCGGATCGAGGCGAACCGGTCGCCCGAGACGAACGTGGACGGCCTCTCTCGGACGGTCGCGCCGCCCGCGATCGCACGACCGGTG encodes the following:
- a CDS encoding alpha/beta fold hydrolase produces the protein MTGDHQRIDSWADLRGVRLRYTIEGSGPLAVWGHGLSSDRWAMENDGVLDFAPVVDSGRTLVRLDWRGHGDSGGGGDPEQYSWASLGADLLALIDQLSPNAPVDAIGCSMGTGAILHAAVTAPDRFRTIVLTAPPTAWDTRAAQVETYLALAEAAEQGGRAAIERLFAMQPVAGPLGELDLPPRVSIDEARLPMVLRGAALSDLPDPDRLVRLRMPTQILSWADDPGHPVSTGQRLHELIAGSRFAVAAALADVRGWGGTIAEFLSETA
- a CDS encoding MazG nucleotide pyrophosphohydrolase domain-containing protein, translated to MNDDAATHRAADDPLRAAADVMRAVRDRCVWTQQITHRDLVPYLVEESAELIDAVEDGTRADMREELGDLLWQVLFHAEIASRDADDPFDIDDVARVLTEKMIRRHPHVFGDATATTPEEVLVLWNAAKAAEKSQRRSVLDGVSERMPSLALAQKLLGRSAPLLPEAPRTAGESERPAAPTTEAGLGDALLDLVRIARENGWDAERALRERLRVLEADVRAAEAG
- a CDS encoding Na+/H+ antiporter NhaA; the encoded protein is MTRSPADTPPADAEPSVSGRLLRSARFPAILLLISAAAGLLLANTPAAEAAFAVQHFTFGIVGTAFDLDVGHWIADGLLVVFFFTVAVELQYELTSGELRSARRAVLPAIAAAGGVAVPIALYLVIAAPGGVAVGWPVPTATDIAFALGVLAVFGRGLPSALRVFLLALAILDDIIGIVFIAVLFATDVNVWMLLLALVLTVGIGILSRQLGGRGTRAIGVSIVVLAVCVWAAVLASGVHATIAGVLVGLAVAQYPGMWTRHLLEPWVNGLVLPLFALSAALVTIPAVGAGGLSPAFWGIFVALPVGKLVGICGTAWIAQRALRVPAAARLAFPDLIAAGALGGIGFTVSLLLADLAFASVPELRDEAVLGVLAGSTASLVLSGFVVSWRARVHLRRPV
- a CDS encoding histidine--tRNA ligase, with protein sequence MRDFLPADKARRERVLAVIRDRYRAHGFDEIETPVMEEYARLHAGVGGDNEKLAYNVLRRGLSGEAIERIGRDTESAADNVAQLTDLGLRYDLTVPLSRFYASHRGELPGVFRSIQIAPVWRAERPQKGRYRQFMQCDIDIIGDASARAEAELAVATLDTIDALGLHGGTIRINDRRALDWMLGTFGFADHERPGVLITIDKLDKIGVEGVAAELRERGATPAAVDAFEAFLRRPQTREHVPYGGRQIRAALPEGAPDDVVAHLAAIGEAVGAARAAADVPLVFDPFLVRGMGYYTGTIFELAHPSVSYSLGGGGRYDGMIGRFLGQDVPAVGFSIGFERIVDLVTEDEDAAAPAVVLVHERDVPLPELAAHKARLVAGGARVRLETRTKNLKALLDRATADGYTSFATLAAGQEDLELKSLG
- a CDS encoding phosphoenolpyruvate carboxylase, translated to MREPTPTEALTLVGRHASGDAIPERMHADVRLLGELLGQVLRESGSDGLFDDVERLRGATIRARVEGTPDAFAQAEQIADGFSVTRADEVARAFTCYFHLANLAEEHQRVRALRERDGRPDREDAGDSLAAAYLRLAAEVGDEQARARLKDLRFHPVFTAHPTEARRKAVASSIRRLAALLDAHDAAIPEGAERRRARRRLLEEVDTLWRTAPLRPHKPAPVDEVSAVTAVFDETLFTAVPHVYRRADDALQGADAGRAAPVVPPFVRLGTWVGGDRDGNPFVTASVTRQAAAIASEHALRALEAATARIGRTLTLDADDTPASDAVRALWRRYRDADQSGADEIAQHSPDEPHRRLVLLIARKLAATRTRNADLAYGDADELLADLRAVQESLAAAGAVRAAYGHLQQLIWQVESYGFHLAELEVRQHSAVHAKALAELDAGGERSAQTEEVLEVFRAIAHIQSRYGMRAAGRYIVSFTRSAADLAAVHRLAEYAAADGAPAPVLDVIPLFETFADLQAAPEALAETITLPAFAARLRETGNRLEVMLGYSDSSKDVGPVAATLALYEAQERIGAWAQSAGITLTLFHGRGGALGRGGGPANSAILAQPPHSVDGRFKLTEQGEVIFARYGEPAIAMRHIDQVAAATLLAWAPSVQQRNSRAAERFADIAEAMDASSRARFFELVHAPGFAPWFATVTPMEEIGRLALGSRPARRGLSVESLEDLRAIPWVFSWAQARINLAGWFGLGTALQAVGDLARLQDAYAHWPLLHTMIDNVAMGLAKTDDRIAERYLSLGDRDDLAALVRDELALTRDWVTRIKGVGDLLADKPILQRAVNLRSPYVDALSLLQLRALRALRAQGPDAPEPDPDQERLLLLAVSGVAAGLQNTG